The following coding sequences are from one Odontesthes bonariensis isolate fOdoBon6 chromosome 10, fOdoBon6.hap1, whole genome shotgun sequence window:
- the stac3 gene encoding SH3 and cysteine-rich domain-containing protein 3 isoform X2, translating into MIVLNNKFCLRCKNCKTNIHHSCQSYVEFQRCFGKIPPGFRRAYSSPLYSSDQPDPNNPNRNDPVFDTLRVGVIMANKERKKNENDKKNMMMMMEEEEEENQQPKENEEGGEGKPEDKKEKGGDKADDKSKGTFTGSHYYLALYRFKAIEKDDLDFHPGDRITVLDDSNEEWWRGKMGDKTGYFPTNYIIKVRASERVFKVTRSFVGNREMGQITLKKDQIVVKKGDEKGGYLKVSTGRKLGYFPANLLQEITVT; encoded by the exons ATGATAGTTT TGAACAACAAATTTTGTCTGAGGTGTAAGAACTGCAAGACCAACATCCACCATTCATGTCAGTCCTATGTGGAGTTCCAACGGTGCTTTGGCAAAATT cCGCCTGGCTTCCGAAGGGCCTACAGTTCTCCCCTGTACAGCAGTGACCAACCAGATCCAA ACAACCCCAACCGGAACGACCCAGTCTTTGACACCCTGAGAGTAGGCGTCATCATGGCCAACAAGGAGCGcaaaaagaatgaaaatgacaagaaaaat atgatgatgatgatggaagaggaggaagaggaaaatCAACAGCCAAAAGAGAATGAGGAGGGAGGTGAAG GAAAGCCTgaggataaaaaagaaaaaggaggggACAAAGCAGATGACAAG AGTAAGGGGACATTCACTGGATCCCACTACTACCTGGCACTCTACCGCTTCAAGGCCATTGAGAAAGATGACCTCGACTTTCA CCCTGGTGATCGGATCACAGTACTGGATGACTCCAATGAAGAGTGGTGGAGG GGGAAAATGGGGGACAAGACAGGATACTTCCCCACCAACTACATCATAAAAGTTCGTGCATCAGAAAGAGTTTTCAAGGTGACCCGCTCATTTGTTGGGAACAGAGAAATGGGACAAATAACACTTAAGAAAGATCAG ATCGTGGTGAAGAAAGGAGATGAGAAAGGGGGCTACTTGAAGGTCAGCACTGGACGCAAGCTGGGCTACTTCCCTGCCAATCTGCTGCAGGAGATCACTGTGACATGA
- the LOC142390728 gene encoding neurexophilin-2-like — MTLWMEKRCWKMRALCLNFAITCLWLLPSAVQETSGPLDLKSEQWREDELGGDDAEGAALKVKLVSKDLQVISTKHKTPAFGSLSPYGWPQNVSQAPDQYLYRPPLKSKPPAKTSPKAKKILGWGNFYFNVKTVKFSLLVTGKIVDHINGTFSVYFRHNSSRLGNISVSIVPPSKAVGWEILDPTPRSSHIKNSVLFPDLTSQLPSPSQSTSSTPSEQQKHQRDMMMVTELNCRIEYQRTNRSKKTKPCMYDPGQTCYSENTQSQAAWICAKPFKVICIFIAFTGTDYRLVQKVCPDHSFQTEQNQQHLG; from the exons ATGACTCTGTGGATGGAGAAACGCTGCTGGAAAATGAGGGCTCTGTGCTTGAACTTTGCCATCACCTGTCTGTGGCTTCTTCCCTCAGCG GTCCAAGAGACATCCGGACCTCTGGACCTTAAAAGTGAACAGTGGAGAGAGGATGAATTAGGAGGGGATGATGCTGAGGGGGCAGCACTGAAGGTTAAACTTGTCTCCAAAGACTTACAGGTTATTTCCACCAAACACAAAACACCTGCTTTCGGCTCACTTAGCCCCTACGGCTGGCCTCAGAACGTCTCACAGGCCCCTGACCAGTATTTGTACCGCCCTCCTCTAAAATCCAAACCTCCTGCTAAAACATCCCCAAAGGCCAAGAAGATCCTGGGATGGGGTAATTTTTACTTCAATGTGAAAACAGTGAAGTTCAGCCTCCTGGTGACTGGGAAAATTGTAGATCACATCAATGGAACATTCAGTGTCTACTTCCGCCATAACTCCTCCCGTCTGGGGAACATATCAGTCAGCATTGTCCCGCCCTCCAAAGCTGTAGGATGGGAGATCCTGGATCCTACACCTCGGAGCAGTCACATCAAAAACTCCGTCCTGTTTCCAGATCTGACATCGCAGCTCCCGAGCCCCTCTCAGTCCACCAGCTCCACTCCCTCTGAACAGCAGAAACATCAGCGGGACATGATGATGGTGACCGAACTCAACTGCCGCATAGAGTACCAGAGAACCAACCGGTCCAAGAAGACCAAACCCTGCATGTATGACCCGGGACAGACCTGCTACTCCGAAAACACCCAGTCCCAAGCAGCTTGGATCTGTGCCAAACCGTTTAAGGTTATATGCATCTTCATCGCCTTCACTGGCACGGACTACAGGCTGGTGCAGAAAGTTTGCCCGGATCACAGCTTTCAAACAGAGCAGAACCAGCAGCACCTCGGATGA
- the stac3 gene encoding SH3 and cysteine-rich domain-containing protein 3 isoform X1: MDQEDDKNSVDIHDNPPAPENVVREDGDTVYFIYEEEVEVEEKEPEPPPPVVRINDKPHKFKDHYCKKPKFCDVCARMIVLNNKFCLRCKNCKTNIHHSCQSYVEFQRCFGKIPPGFRRAYSSPLYSSDQPDPNNPNRNDPVFDTLRVGVIMANKERKKNENDKKNMMMMMEEEEEENQQPKENEEGGEGKPEDKKEKGGDKADDKSKGTFTGSHYYLALYRFKAIEKDDLDFHPGDRITVLDDSNEEWWRGKMGDKTGYFPTNYIIKVRASERVFKVTRSFVGNREMGQITLKKDQIVVKKGDEKGGYLKVSTGRKLGYFPANLLQEITVT; encoded by the exons ATGGATCA GGAGGATGACAAAAACTCTGTGGATATCCATGACAATCCACCGGCCCCTGAAAATGTTGTGAGGGAAGACGGAGATACT GTCTACTTCATATATGAGGAGGAGGTTGAGGTGGAGGAGAAGGAACCGgaacctcctcctcctgttgTTCGGATCAATGACAAACCCCACAAGTTTAAGGACCACTACTGCAAGAAACCCAAGTTCTGTGATGTCTGTGCCCGAATGATAGTTT TGAACAACAAATTTTGTCTGAGGTGTAAGAACTGCAAGACCAACATCCACCATTCATGTCAGTCCTATGTGGAGTTCCAACGGTGCTTTGGCAAAATT cCGCCTGGCTTCCGAAGGGCCTACAGTTCTCCCCTGTACAGCAGTGACCAACCAGATCCAA ACAACCCCAACCGGAACGACCCAGTCTTTGACACCCTGAGAGTAGGCGTCATCATGGCCAACAAGGAGCGcaaaaagaatgaaaatgacaagaaaaat atgatgatgatgatggaagaggaggaagaggaaaatCAACAGCCAAAAGAGAATGAGGAGGGAGGTGAAG GAAAGCCTgaggataaaaaagaaaaaggaggggACAAAGCAGATGACAAG AGTAAGGGGACATTCACTGGATCCCACTACTACCTGGCACTCTACCGCTTCAAGGCCATTGAGAAAGATGACCTCGACTTTCA CCCTGGTGATCGGATCACAGTACTGGATGACTCCAATGAAGAGTGGTGGAGG GGGAAAATGGGGGACAAGACAGGATACTTCCCCACCAACTACATCATAAAAGTTCGTGCATCAGAAAGAGTTTTCAAGGTGACCCGCTCATTTGTTGGGAACAGAGAAATGGGACAAATAACACTTAAGAAAGATCAG ATCGTGGTGAAGAAAGGAGATGAGAAAGGGGGCTACTTGAAGGTCAGCACTGGACGCAAGCTGGGCTACTTCCCTGCCAATCTGCTGCAGGAGATCACTGTGACATGA